In a single window of the Melissococcus plutonius ATCC 35311 genome:
- a CDS encoding MerR family transcriptional regulator, with protein MREKELRRSMSVFPIGTVMKLTDLSARQIRYYEEQDLIHPERSEGNRRIYSLNDIDTLLEIKDYLSEGLNMAGIKHIYEMKLDERMKKQEIERPLTDEDVRKIFYDEIISQSGLTQQNPFQSNIPKL; from the coding sequence ATTAGGGAGAAGGAACTTAGAAGGTCTATGTCTGTGTTTCCAATTGGTACAGTCATGAAACTGACAGACCTATCTGCTAGGCAAATACGTTACTATGAAGAACAAGACTTAATTCATCCAGAAAGAAGTGAAGGAAATCGTCGGATTTATTCATTAAACGATATTGATACCTTACTAGAGATAAAAGATTATTTGTCTGAAGGATTAAATATGGCAGGGATTAAACATATTTATGAAATGAAATTAGATGAAAGAATGAAAAAACAAGAGATCGAAAGACCTTTAACGGATGAGGATGTTAGGAAAATTTTTTATGATGAAATTATTTCCCAAAGTGGTCTTACTCAACAAAATCCATTTCAATCAAATATACCTAAATTATAA
- the glnA gene encoding type I glutamate--ammonia ligase, producing the protein MITTEKTIIDIKQSIKAENVRFLRLMFTDILGTIKNVEVPVSQLDKVLNNKMMFDGSSIEGFVRIEESDMYLYPDLSTWLIFPWESQHGKIARLICDIYNPDGQPFLGDPRGNLKRVVKNMQQLGFTSFNLGPEPEFFLLKLDEEGEITTDLNDKGGYFDFAPTDLGENCRRDIVLELESLGFEVEASHHEVAPGQHEIDFKYANVVKACDNIQTFKLVVKTIARKHGLHATFMPKPLFGINGSGMHCNMSLFNENGNAFFDETGEMRLSKTAYYFLGGLLKHARAYTAVCNPTVNSYKRLVPGYEAPVYVAWSGKNRSPLVRVPESREDSTRLELRSVDPSANPYLAMAALLEAGLDGIKNEIMPPLSVDRNIYAMNEEERAEAHIYDLPSTLHNAIKELRKDQVIKEALGNHIFSNFVEAKKMEWAAFRQTISEWEREQYLELY; encoded by the coding sequence ATGATAACAACTGAAAAGACAATAATTGACATTAAACAAAGCATAAAAGCAGAAAATGTACGTTTTTTAAGACTAATGTTTACCGATATCTTGGGTACAATTAAAAATGTTGAAGTACCTGTTAGCCAGCTTGATAAAGTTTTGAATAATAAAATGATGTTTGATGGTTCATCAATTGAAGGCTTCGTTCGTATTGAAGAAAGTGATATGTATTTATATCCTGATTTATCGACATGGCTTATTTTTCCTTGGGAAAGTCAACATGGAAAAATTGCTCGACTGATTTGTGATATCTATAATCCAGACGGGCAACCTTTCTTAGGCGATCCACGTGGAAACTTAAAGCGCGTAGTAAAAAATATGCAACAATTAGGGTTTACCTCATTTAACCTTGGACCTGAGCCAGAATTTTTTCTTCTTAAGCTAGATGAAGAAGGAGAAATTACAACGGATTTAAATGATAAAGGTGGTTATTTTGATTTTGCTCCAACAGATTTAGGTGAGAATTGCCGAAGGGATATTGTTTTAGAGTTGGAGAGTTTGGGCTTTGAAGTAGAAGCTTCTCATCATGAAGTAGCACCTGGCCAGCATGAGATTGATTTTAAATATGCTAATGTTGTTAAGGCCTGTGATAATATTCAAACTTTCAAATTGGTTGTTAAAACAATTGCACGTAAACATGGCTTACATGCAACGTTTATGCCAAAACCCTTATTTGGGATTAACGGTTCTGGTATGCATTGCAACATGTCTTTATTTAATGAAAATGGGAATGCATTTTTTGATGAAACAGGCGAAATGCGTTTAAGTAAAACTGCTTATTACTTTTTAGGTGGACTTTTAAAGCATGCACGTGCCTATACGGCAGTTTGTAATCCAACAGTTAACTCTTATAAGCGCTTGGTGCCCGGATATGAAGCTCCTGTATATGTGGCTTGGAGTGGTAAAAACCGTTCGCCATTAGTCCGTGTCCCAGAATCACGTGAGGACTCAACACGGTTAGAATTGCGATCTGTTGATCCATCTGCTAATCCTTATCTTGCAATGGCGGCATTACTTGAAGCAGGCTTGGATGGTATTAAAAATGAAATAATGCCACCTTTATCTGTTGATCGAAATATTTATGCAATGAATGAAGAGGAGCGGGCAGAAGCTCATATCTATGATCTACCTTCTACTCTACATAATGCAATTAAAGAATTACGCAAAGACCAAGTAATAAAAGAAGCATTAGGAAATCATATCTTTTCAAATTTTGTTGAGGCAAAAAAAATGGAATGGGCTGCTTTTCGTCAAACTATATCTGAATGGGAAAGAGAACAATATTTAGAACTTTATTGA
- the nifJ gene encoding pyruvate:ferredoxin (flavodoxin) oxidoreductase, whose product MRKMKTMDGNTAAAYISYAFTELAAIYPITPSSTMAELVDQWSAEGKKNIFNQPVKIIEMQSEAGAAGFVHGSLKTGALTTTYTASQGLLLMLPNMYKIAGELLPTVFHVASRAVTTNALSIFGDHSDVMSARQTGFAMLVESSVQEVMDLAAVAHLASIEASVPFINFFDGFRTSHEIQKIEILEYDELANLMNQKKLDEFKNKGMNPNHPTVSGTNQNPDIHFQQRETINQYYDKLPVIVKKYMDKINQLRGTTYDLVDYYGATDAEEIIVAMGSVAQTMRQTVDYLNNKGQKVGCLTIHLYRPFPVENFLEKLPSTVKAVAVLDRTKEPGSGGEPLLLDVQSAIYDSDLHPIIIGGRYGLGSKETLPNHLIAIYNELRKEKVKRKARFTIGINDDVTNLSLESGQTLDLTESNTYQAKFWGFGSDGTVSANKSAIKIIGNHTDKYAQGFFYYDSKKSGGLTVSHLRFGDTPIQSAYLIESADFIACHTAAYLRTYDLLKGLKKDGIFLLNTTWKDSQLEKHLPIELKNYLVENNIQFYTIDALSLANKVGLGNRINTIMETAFFKLTTIMPFDELIPLLREEVKKSYAKKSMEIVRKNILAIEQTIELLHKVEITNEWKSIKHESKHIKSVNKGYIHEIVEPVNRLEGNQLPVGTLIKNQMTDGHMPLGTSAIEKRHVATEVPIWNSEFCTMCNACSFVCPHAAIRPILADQEEMENAPDGFIVKNMRGQDGLMYRIQVSIEDCTGCGLCVEACPVKDKALKMEPIEEQKEQMIHWAFAMTLKQKELPEKVPSVLSTQFKQPLLEFSGACSGCGETPYVKLLTQMFGDRMMIANATGCSSIWGGSAPVSPYTTNKEGKGPAWSNSLLEDNAEFGYGMFLANQTQREHLVTKMQAIMEDVSIELKMLMADWIEHKDEREGTKQRAAKLTAQIEREMQENPKLIAIYKEKDLFVKISQWMIGGDGWAYDIGYGGIDHVLASGSDINILVLDNEVYSNTGGQTSKATPASAIAKFSSNGKYATKKDLGRMAMTYENVYVAQIASGANQMQTIKAFDEAEKFPGPSLIIAYTPCITHGLAGGMRQSINEAKEAVASGYWSLYRYNPQLIEKIKSQ is encoded by the coding sequence ATGCGAAAAATGAAAACAATGGATGGTAATACGGCTGCAGCATATATTTCATATGCGTTTACTGAACTAGCAGCAATATATCCCATAACACCCAGTTCAACTATGGCTGAATTGGTAGATCAGTGGTCGGCAGAAGGTAAAAAAAATATTTTTAATCAACCAGTCAAAATTATTGAGATGCAATCAGAAGCAGGTGCTGCAGGGTTTGTTCATGGTTCTTTAAAAACAGGTGCTTTAACAACAACCTACACTGCTTCACAAGGTTTGTTATTAATGTTGCCGAATATGTATAAGATTGCTGGAGAACTTTTACCGACAGTTTTCCATGTGGCTAGTCGTGCAGTCACTACAAATGCTCTAAGTATCTTTGGTGATCACAGTGATGTTATGTCGGCTCGTCAAACAGGTTTTGCTATGTTAGTAGAGAGCAGTGTACAAGAAGTCATGGATTTGGCAGCAGTCGCCCATTTAGCTTCAATTGAAGCTAGTGTACCATTTATTAATTTTTTTGATGGATTTAGAACAAGCCATGAAATTCAAAAAATTGAAATATTGGAATATGATGAATTGGCGAATTTAATGAATCAAAAAAAGTTAGATGAATTTAAAAATAAAGGGATGAATCCAAATCATCCTACTGTTAGTGGCACAAATCAAAATCCAGATATTCACTTTCAACAAAGAGAAACAATTAATCAATATTATGATAAATTGCCAGTTATTGTGAAAAAATATATGGATAAAATAAACCAACTTCGAGGAACGACCTATGATTTGGTAGATTATTATGGAGCAACTGATGCTGAGGAGATTATTGTTGCAATGGGATCTGTGGCACAAACTATGCGACAAACGGTTGATTATTTGAATAACAAAGGCCAGAAGGTTGGCTGTTTAACGATTCATTTATATCGTCCGTTTCCAGTCGAGAATTTTCTTGAGAAGCTACCTTCAACTGTTAAAGCAGTCGCAGTTTTAGATCGAACAAAAGAACCCGGCTCTGGTGGTGAACCTCTTTTATTAGATGTACAAAGTGCGATTTACGATTCTGACTTACATCCTATTATTATTGGTGGACGGTATGGTTTGGGTTCAAAAGAAACATTGCCAAATCATCTGATTGCTATCTACAATGAATTACGTAAAGAAAAAGTCAAAAGAAAAGCACGTTTTACAATTGGTATTAATGACGATGTTACAAACCTATCTCTTGAAAGTGGACAAACGCTTGATTTGACAGAAAGTAATACATATCAAGCAAAATTTTGGGGATTTGGTTCAGATGGAACAGTTAGTGCAAATAAATCAGCCATTAAAATAATTGGAAACCATACTGATAAGTATGCACAGGGTTTTTTTTATTATGATTCTAAAAAATCAGGTGGATTGACAGTCTCGCATCTACGCTTTGGTGATACACCTATTCAATCTGCTTATTTGATTGAATCCGCTGATTTTATTGCTTGCCATACGGCTGCCTATTTACGTACATATGACTTATTAAAGGGATTAAAAAAAGACGGTATTTTTTTATTAAATACTACTTGGAAAGACAGTCAATTAGAAAAACATCTGCCTATAGAATTGAAAAATTATTTAGTTGAAAATAATATTCAATTTTATACTATTGATGCGTTGAGTTTAGCAAATAAGGTAGGATTAGGAAATAGAATTAACACAATAATGGAGACAGCCTTTTTTAAACTAACGACCATTATGCCCTTTGATGAATTAATACCACTTCTAAGAGAAGAAGTAAAAAAAAGTTATGCAAAAAAATCAATGGAAATTGTTAGAAAGAACATTTTGGCCATTGAACAAACAATTGAATTACTCCATAAGGTAGAAATAACAAATGAATGGAAATCTATTAAGCATGAATCTAAACACATAAAATCAGTAAATAAAGGCTATATTCATGAAATTGTTGAACCGGTGAATCGATTAGAAGGAAATCAACTTCCTGTTGGTACATTAATTAAGAATCAAATGACAGATGGCCATATGCCCCTTGGAACATCGGCAATTGAAAAAAGACATGTTGCTACCGAAGTACCCATATGGAATAGTGAATTCTGTACAATGTGCAATGCCTGTTCGTTTGTTTGTCCTCATGCAGCAATTCGTCCTATCCTAGCTGATCAGGAAGAAATGGAAAATGCACCTGATGGATTTATTGTTAAAAATATGCGTGGACAAGATGGTTTAATGTACCGTATACAAGTTTCAATTGAAGATTGCACAGGTTGTGGCTTATGTGTTGAAGCTTGTCCGGTAAAAGACAAAGCCTTAAAAATGGAACCAATTGAGGAACAAAAAGAACAAATGATTCATTGGGCTTTTGCTATGACACTAAAACAAAAAGAATTGCCAGAAAAGGTACCTAGTGTATTAAGTACGCAATTCAAACAACCACTTTTAGAATTTTCAGGTGCCTGCTCTGGTTGTGGTGAGACACCTTATGTCAAATTATTGACACAGATGTTTGGTGATCGTATGATGATTGCCAATGCAACTGGTTGTTCTTCTATTTGGGGAGGTTCGGCACCTGTTTCTCCTTATACGACCAATAAAGAAGGAAAAGGGCCAGCTTGGTCAAATTCATTGTTGGAAGATAATGCAGAATTTGGTTATGGTATGTTTCTAGCAAATCAAACCCAAAGAGAACATCTAGTGACAAAAATGCAAGCAATCATGGAAGATGTATCCATTGAACTTAAAATGTTGATGGCAGATTGGATTGAGCATAAGGATGAAAGAGAAGGAACCAAACAGCGAGCAGCGAAACTAACAGCTCAGATCGAAAGAGAAATGCAAGAGAATCCAAAACTAATAGCTATTTATAAAGAAAAAGATTTATTTGTTAAAATTAGTCAATGGATGATTGGTGGTGACGGCTGGGCTTATGATATTGGCTATGGTGGTATTGATCATGTTTTGGCTAGTGGCTCAGATATCAATATTCTTGTATTGGACAATGAAGTATACTCCAATACAGGAGGACAAACTTCAAAAGCTACTCCGGCTTCAGCAATTGCTAAATTTTCATCTAATGGAAAATATGCGACTAAAAAAGATTTGGGTAGGATGGCAATGACATACGAAAATGTCTATGTTGCACAAATTGCTTCTGGAGCCAATCAAATGCAAACTATAAAAGCCTTTGATGAAGCTGAAAAATTCCCAGGCCCCTCCTTAATTATTGCATACACACCATGTATTACTCATGGTTTAGCCGGAGGCATGCGGCAATCTATCAATGAAGCCAAAGAAGCAGTAGCATCTGGCTATTGGTCATTATATCGTTACAATCCACAATTGATAGAAAAAATAAAGAGCCAATAA
- a CDS encoding pyruvate:ferredoxin (flavodoxin) oxidoreductase, whose amino-acid sequence MKEFLQTQIRFSSLKSIQPEDAESLYEKTISDAKRRFYNYAKLTGQEEKIREKINKIKDN is encoded by the coding sequence ATGAAAGAATTTTTACAGACACAAATTCGTTTCTCTTCTTTGAAAAGCATTCAACCAGAAGATGCAGAGTCTTTATATGAAAAAACCATTTCAGATGCAAAACGACGTTTTTATAATTATGCAAAATTGACTGGCCAAGAAGAAAAAATTCGTGAAAAAATAAATAAAATAAAAGATAACTAA
- the cdaA gene encoding diadenylate cyclase CdaA, which yields MSFQFNQILDLNYWRQIILADFLSRDFVINVIDILVVWYLVYKLMMLIRGTKAVQLLRGVAIFIVIRIVSELVGLHTLSWLMNQVIIYGVIAAVVIFQPEVRRGLEHLGRSSIFRGSKTEEQEDEMMIQAFDKAIQYMSRRKIGALITIERYTGLDEYIETGIKLDADITGELLINIFIPNTPLHDGAVIVKKGKIAASCAYLPLSESNLIPKEFGTRHRAAIGISEVSDALTIVVSEETGDISLTLNNEFIPRLTREEYLKILKEELVVSSHEKKGPMKQFIDGLVRGARKR from the coding sequence ATGTCTTTTCAATTTAATCAAATTTTGGATCTAAATTATTGGCGACAGATTATTTTAGCAGACTTTCTATCAAGAGATTTTGTTATCAATGTTATAGATATTTTAGTCGTTTGGTATCTTGTTTATAAATTAATGATGCTAATCAGAGGCACAAAAGCTGTGCAATTACTAAGAGGGGTAGCAATTTTTATTGTTATTCGTATAGTAAGTGAATTAGTGGGACTTCATACCCTATCTTGGCTGATGAACCAGGTAATTATTTATGGCGTAATTGCTGCTGTTGTTATTTTTCAACCAGAGGTCCGTAGAGGACTGGAACATCTAGGTCGTAGCTCTATTTTTAGAGGTTCTAAAACAGAAGAGCAGGAAGATGAAATGATGATTCAAGCGTTTGATAAGGCAATTCAATATATGTCTAGACGGAAAATCGGTGCATTGATTACTATTGAAAGATATACGGGTTTGGATGAGTATATAGAAACAGGAATTAAATTAGATGCCGATATTACTGGAGAATTATTAATTAATATTTTTATTCCGAATACGCCGCTTCATGATGGAGCCGTTATTGTAAAAAAAGGCAAAATTGCTGCTTCTTGTGCCTATCTTCCACTTTCTGAAAGTAACTTAATCCCAAAAGAATTTGGGACGAGGCATCGAGCAGCAATTGGCATCAGTGAAGTAAGCGACGCTTTGACTATTGTTGTTTCTGAGGAAACAGGAGATATTAGTTTAACGTTAAATAATGAATTCATTCCTCGATTAACACGGGAAGAATATTTAAAAATTTTAAAAGAGGAATTGGTTGTTAGTAGTCATGAGAAAAAAGGACCTATGAAACAATTTATTGATGGACTTGTGAGGGGGGCGAGAAAAAGATGA
- a CDS encoding YbbR-like domain-containing protein: protein MRKSTQSNLFYGFISLMFALLLFFNANSQGSIERTVSTQDKIYDETLNNIPVQIVYNQDKYFVSGYEKLVSVRLKSANRIQLNSEANEDTRSFKIIADLTNTRLGTSEVQLQAQGLSSAVTAEIQPKMLTVTLEKKITREYKVETKLPDLVKKEGYTIDDISLNPESVKITTGTETAKTINRVIAPIASTNQSTDRIKQVVNVQALDSKGQVLPIEAPPPKVEATIKLLPKTKEVPLIATANGTAAKNVSYYNFNLSKLNVAISGPGSVIDSINQLELPINISDIKKNDKEINRNTSR from the coding sequence ATGAGAAAGTCGACCCAAAGTAATCTATTCTATGGGTTTATTTCATTAATGTTCGCTTTACTTTTGTTTTTTAATGCCAATTCTCAGGGAAGTATTGAGAGAACAGTTTCTACTCAAGATAAAATTTATGATGAGACACTGAATAATATTCCTGTACAGATTGTTTATAATCAAGACAAATACTTTGTTTCTGGTTATGAGAAATTAGTCAGTGTACGGTTAAAGAGTGCTAATCGTATTCAGTTAAATTCTGAAGCAAATGAAGATACTAGAAGTTTTAAAATTATTGCAGATTTAACAAATACACGTCTAGGAACTTCAGAAGTTCAATTGCAAGCACAAGGATTAAGCTCAGCAGTGACTGCAGAAATTCAACCAAAAATGTTAACAGTAACGCTTGAAAAAAAGATAACTAGAGAGTATAAAGTTGAAACAAAACTTCCTGATCTTGTTAAAAAGGAAGGATATACCATCGATGATATTTCTTTGAATCCTGAAAGTGTTAAAATTACGACTGGAACAGAAACAGCTAAAACAATTAATCGAGTCATTGCACCAATTGCTAGTACAAATCAATCGACCGATCGAATAAAACAAGTAGTAAATGTTCAAGCTTTAGATTCAAAAGGACAGGTGCTTCCAATTGAGGCGCCACCTCCAAAGGTTGAAGCAACAATCAAACTATTGCCAAAAACCAAAGAAGTTCCATTAATTGCAACAGCAAATGGAACAGCAGCAAAGAATGTTTCATATTATAATTTTAATTTGTCTAAATTGAATGTAGCCATTTCAGGTCCAGGCTCTGTTATTGATTCAATTAATCAACTTGAATTACCAATTAATATTTCTGACATAAAAAAAAACGACAAAGAAATCAATAGAAATACCAGTAGATAA
- the glmM gene encoding phosphoglucosamine mutase: protein MGKYFGTDGVRGIANKELTPELAFKLGRCGGYVLSQHEEASKKLRVLVGRDTRISGELLEQALVAGLLSVGIEVFKLGVISTPGVAYLTRLQKASAGVMISASHNPAEDNGIKFFGGDGFKLADDQEKEIEVLLDLPTDDLPRPSSEGLGTLDEFPEGLLKYSQFLVQTIPQDLSGLVVCIDAANGATSTSVNRLFADLETDFYTMGTSPNGLNINDGVGSTHPEKLAEFVIEKNADVGLAFDGDGDRVIAIDELGNIIDGDKIMYICAKYLAEKKRLKKDTIVTTVMSNLGFHKAIENAGLKDVITQVGDRYVVEEMRNNGYNFGGEQSGHIIFLDYNTTGDGMLSGIQLLNIMQQTNKKLSELAAEVEIYPQKLVNVRVKDKKSIMENTTIKAVIEGAEVEMQGNGRILVRSSGTEPLVRVMAEAPTQEEVDYYVDKIVKVIKEMEGIKCNS, encoded by the coding sequence ATGGGTAAATATTTTGGAACTGATGGTGTTAGAGGAATTGCAAATAAAGAATTAACACCTGAATTAGCATTTAAATTAGGTCGTTGTGGTGGCTATGTATTAAGTCAGCATGAAGAAGCTTCAAAAAAACTGAGGGTTCTCGTTGGTCGGGATACACGTATTTCAGGTGAATTGCTTGAACAAGCGCTGGTTGCGGGGTTATTATCTGTAGGTATTGAAGTATTCAAACTAGGTGTCATCTCAACACCAGGTGTCGCTTATTTGACAAGATTGCAAAAAGCATCGGCGGGTGTTATGATTTCCGCTTCACATAACCCAGCAGAAGATAATGGAATTAAATTTTTTGGCGGAGATGGATTTAAATTAGCAGATGATCAAGAAAAAGAAATTGAAGTATTGTTGGATCTTCCAACAGATGACTTGCCACGTCCATCTTCTGAAGGATTAGGTACATTAGATGAATTTCCAGAAGGATTACTAAAATACTCACAATTTTTAGTTCAAACGATCCCGCAAGATCTTTCTGGTTTAGTTGTATGTATAGATGCAGCAAATGGCGCCACTTCAACTTCAGTTAATCGTCTATTTGCAGATTTAGAAACAGATTTTTATACCATGGGAACAAGCCCTAATGGCTTAAATATCAATGATGGTGTAGGTTCAACACATCCAGAAAAATTAGCAGAATTTGTCATAGAAAAAAATGCTGATGTGGGGTTGGCATTTGATGGCGATGGCGATCGGGTAATTGCTATTGATGAGCTAGGAAATATTATTGATGGTGATAAAATTATGTACATCTGTGCAAAATATTTGGCAGAGAAGAAACGCTTGAAAAAAGATACAATCGTAACGACTGTAATGAGTAATCTAGGATTTCATAAAGCTATTGAAAATGCTGGATTAAAAGACGTTATTACACAGGTTGGTGATCGTTATGTGGTTGAAGAAATGCGAAATAATGGCTATAACTTTGGTGGTGAACAATCTGGTCATATTATCTTTTTAGATTATAATACGACTGGAGATGGCATGCTATCAGGTATTCAGTTGTTAAACATTATGCAACAAACAAACAAAAAACTCTCAGAATTAGCGGCAGAAGTAGAAATTTATCCACAAAAATTGGTAAATGTACGGGTGAAAGATAAGAAAAGCATCATGGAAAATACAACAATAAAAGCAGTAATTGAAGGAGCAGAAGTCGAAATGCAAGGAAATGGTCGTATCCTCGTTCGTTCATCGGGAACAGAACCTTTGGTAAGGGTTATGGCAGAAGCACCTACCCAAGAAGAGGTTGATTATTATGTTGATAAGATTGTCAAAGTGATCAAAGAAATGGAAGGAATAAAATGTAATTCATAG
- a CDS encoding ECF-type riboflavin transporter substrate-binding protein translates to MKKSLSVKTIVAIGIGSAVFVILGRFVVIPTGFPNTNLETCYPFLALMSIVFGPIAGGLIGLIGHTLKDLTTYGSAWWSWIFCSGMIGMIYGFIGKKLSIQHGLFPKKELIYFSICQIIGNLIIWDGLAPTLDVLIYSEPANKVFTQGIIAVILNVLSMAIFGTLLLSTYAATRVKKVSLKKEW, encoded by the coding sequence ATGAAAAAAAGTTTATCTGTAAAAACAATTGTAGCTATTGGTATTGGGTCTGCAGTATTTGTTATTTTAGGACGGTTTGTTGTTATTCCTACTGGTTTTCCAAATACGAATTTAGAAACTTGCTATCCGTTTTTAGCACTTATGAGTATTGTATTTGGCCCCATTGCTGGTGGATTAATTGGTTTAATTGGTCATACATTAAAAGATTTGACCACCTATGGAAGTGCTTGGTGGAGTTGGATTTTCTGTTCAGGTATGATAGGAATGATTTATGGTTTTATAGGGAAAAAATTATCTATTCAACATGGATTATTTCCAAAGAAAGAACTTATCTATTTTAGTATTTGCCAAATTATTGGTAATCTAATTATTTGGGATGGCCTAGCACCAACTTTAGATGTGTTGATTTATAGTGAACCAGCAAATAAGGTATTCACCCAAGGCATAATTGCTGTCATTTTAAATGTTCTTTCGATGGCAATTTTTGGTACATTGTTATTATCAACCTATGCAGCTACACGTGTAAAGAAGGTTAGTTTAAAAAAGGAATGGTAA
- a CDS encoding ABC transporter ATP-binding protein, producing the protein MKKALITFDNFSFQYYSQAEPTLTAINLTIYEGEKVVIVGPSGSGKSTLAQCINGLIPHNYEGDITGTVTINNKDLKKTSLFDLSFDVGTVLQDTDSQFIGLTVAEDIAFALENDMIPQEKMKEDVEKWAKVVNLDHYLFQKPQNLSGGQKQRVSMAGVLINHSPILLFDEPLANLDPKAGQETMQLIEKIHQKGSATILIIEHRLEDVLCQPVDRIIVMNAGKIVADQTPDELLKTDCLLKQGIREPLYVTALRYSGINMSKIENISTIKKLTAPDLHQKLTGYLAEPIQPTNTIKNQPLLVAKQLNYQYNKKSKLALDNLSLTINQGEMISIIGKNGAGKTTFCKTICGFIKPQQGKIYWKNQSINHLSIKERADKIGYVMQNPNQMLSKKSVKEEIGLGLVLRNIEKEEREKRIEQVLRICDLYPYRNWPVSSLSFGQKKRVTIASILVLEPEMIILDEPTAGQDFNHYTEIMHCLERLHRMGITILMITHDMHLMLEYTQRAIIIDEGKVLADTMPVKILTNQELIEAASLKETSLFTLANQLKVTNPLRFIENFVRYDRKVRC; encoded by the coding sequence ATGAAAAAGGCATTAATTACTTTTGATAATTTTTCTTTCCAATATTATAGCCAAGCTGAACCCACACTCACTGCTATTAATTTAACCATTTATGAAGGCGAGAAGGTAGTAATTGTTGGACCAAGTGGAAGTGGTAAATCAACACTAGCTCAATGTATTAATGGTTTAATCCCTCATAATTATGAAGGTGACATAACAGGTACAGTCACCATTAATAATAAAGATTTAAAAAAGACAAGTCTATTTGATTTATCATTTGATGTTGGAACTGTCCTACAAGATACAGACAGCCAATTTATTGGATTAACGGTTGCTGAGGATATTGCTTTTGCTTTAGAAAATGATATGATTCCTCAGGAAAAAATGAAAGAGGATGTTGAAAAATGGGCAAAAGTTGTTAACCTAGATCACTATTTATTCCAGAAACCACAAAACCTATCCGGTGGTCAAAAACAAAGAGTTTCAATGGCTGGTGTCCTGATTAATCATTCTCCTATTTTGCTTTTTGATGAACCATTGGCTAATCTTGATCCAAAAGCTGGACAAGAGACTATGCAATTAATTGAAAAAATTCATCAAAAAGGTTCAGCAACTATTTTGATTATTGAACATCGATTAGAAGATGTTTTATGTCAACCAGTTGATCGCATTATTGTCATGAATGCGGGGAAAATTGTAGCAGACCAAACACCAGACGAATTGCTTAAAACAGATTGTTTATTAAAACAAGGTATTCGTGAACCGTTATACGTAACTGCCTTACGCTATAGTGGAATAAATATGTCTAAAATAGAAAATATTTCAACAATTAAAAAATTAACAGCACCAGATTTACATCAAAAATTAACTGGATATTTGGCTGAACCAATACAACCAACGAATACAATCAAAAATCAGCCCTTACTTGTTGCTAAACAATTAAATTATCAATACAATAAAAAAAGTAAATTGGCATTAGATAATCTTTCATTGACGATTAATCAAGGTGAAATGATTAGTATTATTGGAAAAAATGGGGCTGGAAAAACAACGTTTTGTAAAACAATTTGTGGATTTATCAAACCTCAACAAGGTAAAATTTATTGGAAAAATCAATCAATAAATCATCTTTCTATTAAGGAACGTGCAGATAAAATTGGTTATGTGATGCAAAATCCAAATCAAATGCTCTCTAAAAAATCAGTTAAGGAAGAAATTGGTCTAGGGTTAGTGTTGCGTAATATAGAGAAAGAAGAGCGAGAAAAACGTATTGAACAGGTATTAAGAATTTGTGATTTATATCCTTATCGTAATTGGCCGGTCTCTTCTTTAAGTTTTGGACAAAAAAAACGTGTCACTATTGCTTCAATTTTGGTTTTAGAACCAGAGATGATTATTTTAGATGAACCAACTGCCGGACAAGATTTTAATCATTATACAGAAATTATGCATTGTTTAGAACGACTACATAGAATGGGAATTACAATTTTAATGATCACGCATGATATGCACCTAATGCTTGAATATACCCAACGAGCAATTATTATTGATGAAGGAAAGGTATTAGCTGATACTATGCCAGTTAAAATTTTAACTAATCAGGAATTAATTGAAGCCGCTTCGTTAAAGGAAACGAGTCTTTTCACGTTAGCCAATCAGCTAAAAGTAACGAATCCTCTGCGATTTATTGAAAATTTTGTAAGATATGATCGAAAGGTAAGATGTTAG